The genomic stretch GATCCTTGAAACCATGGATGTTTAAGGGATTTCCAGGGGCTACCAAAAAGCCCAGGTCCCGGTTGAAGAGATTGATAACGACGGCCTTCAGGTTAGGCAGATAAGTGGATAAAAAGGGAATATTGTATTGGCCGCTCTTCGGGTCGAGTAGGTGCGACCAGGCAATATCCGTATATCCCTGGTTCAGGGCCTTGAGTCCATCCGTGCTGCCGGTGTTGGCGGAAAATATGTAGAACTCTGGATAGGCCTTGCGGATATAGGTCTTGAGAATGTCGAGGATCGGATCATTGCTTCCAGAAGCCAAAAGCGCTCCTTCAATCTGCTTGCTTTTTCTACGGGCCTCAGCCATGCCGGCTCGAGCGTTGGTGTCAATCCACTCATCAATCAATTTTTTAGGGAAGATCCATTTTCCGGTAACCCGAGTGGAGGGGATCCTTTTGGACTTGATCAGAGCGTAGACCTGTTTCTCATGGATGCCCAAGTATTGGGCTACCTCTTTTGTGCTCATGATTTCTTCTGACATTGGTTTCTCCTCGGTGCGATCCCATCATAAAATAGTCCTAAATTTTTGTCAAAGAAAATTTTTACAAATAATTACTTTTTATTACTATTTTTAACAATTAAAGGCCAGATTTCTAAGGCTAAGTTTCCTTTTTACGAATGAGGAAACCAATTTCTGCGCTCTTCCTAACGTCCTTTCAATTTAGACCTTTTTTTGGTATAAATTTATATAGTAAAAATCCTTTTAATGAAATTAATTTTGTCCAGAATGTTGAAGAGAATTTTAAAGACATTAATGGTAGGAGTACTGTTTTTGATTCTTTTAGGGAATCTCGGGGCAGGGAGTATGAAGGTGGATAAAGATGAGATTGAGGTGACCGGAAAAGTTTACCTGATGGGGGGTGAGCCTTTTACGTATGTGGGGATTCAATTGGATGATGGCAAAGTTTACGCTTTGTCAGGGAAGCATGAAAAGGAACTCCGTAGCCTTCAGGGGAAACGCCTTACTGTCAAGGGCAAGTTGGGCGGAAAAACAACCCGCGGAGTAGAAGCCATAGAGGTGAAATCTTTTAAGGTATTGGAGTCAAAATGAGAAACAAGAAAAGGCCTGGATGTAAAAAATATCTTCGGCTTATTCTGTTTTTAACTGTAATTACCCTGTTTTTCTTTGGACAGATAGATGAATCATCTGCCAATCCAGAACCTGCTCCAATCAGCGGAACACCGAAGCTTCATCAGCAAAAACTCAAGCTTTATCGAGACTTCGGGACTCAAGGGACGATCGAGGCGGAAATAAATCGGGGTAGTAGAATTTTGGCCGATGTTGTAGGCCAACCAGTTTCGTTTTGGGCCTTTGATTTTAACTTTCCTACTAATGACCTCAATGGATATTACCCGACTACAGCTATCTGCGTAGATAGTACCCGGTTGAGTACAGGATATTATTTAAATATTTATGTTGAAAATGGCCAAAATGTCTCGACATCAACAATTGCCAGCATCCGCAATGAGTTTATCATCACAATTCTCCCAACAGAAACAACTTATTTTGGCAGTCCCCCAATAGGAAATTTTACGATTCTCATCCTGGATATTCAGGATGATTATGATCCCGCGATCATTGGTTCAACATATGTCTCTGGTTATTTTGATTCACGCAATGAATATTCAGGCAGTTCGTATAGTAATGCTCGCCACATGATTTACATGGATTCGTATCCCGGTCAGCCAGGGACCACAACGTTTTATGGCACACTGGCCCATGAATTTCAGCACTTTACCCACTTTGGCAAAGACCCGAGTGAAGAAAGGTGGGTCGAAGAGGGTCTTTCGGGTTTGGCCGTGTTTGTTTGTGGATATGGCCACCGCCAGAGCCATGTCACCGCTTTCGCCGAGACTCCGGGCACCAGCCTGACGTACTGGGAAGATAATTTGGCCAATTATGGGGCAACTTATTTGTTCATGCTTTACTTGGCAGAACATTATGGCGGGGCCACCTCCACTAAAAATATTGTTGCCAATACCGGCCGGGGAATCGATGGAATTAATAACGCCCTCTGGCAAAGTGGTTACGCTGTTACCGTAAATGATATTTTTAAAAATTGGGTTATTGCCAATTATTTGAACAATTCTTCAATCTACGGCGGAATTTACGGCTACACCGACAGTTTCTACGGCATCTCCCGCGCCCCGGGAAACATCCAGATCACCAATTCTCATAGTTTCTATCCTGCTTTAGGCATGGGAAGCGTTAATCAGTATGCGGCAAATTATATAAAATTTAGCAACCTCGGGGGAACCTATGACACTTTTATCTTGATTAAAAGAAGGAGGGGTTGACATCTGATACCAAGAGAGGGTATATTGGCGACAAAATAAACCATTCTGGACGCAGATTCACCCTGTTAGATAGGGAACATCTAACAGGGTAAACACAGATTTTTAGGATTTAAAATAACCCGTAAGGCGTAAGACGCTAGGGGAGGGAAAAACGCGACTAACGGTTTTTAAAATTTTGCATTTTTATCTGCGTTTATCTGCGAAAATCTGCGTCCAAATTAAATAGGAATTCCGATGGTCAGAATGCTCACCAAGCATTTCTGGGTAATTCATCTAATTTTTCTTGCCGCCGTTGCGTGGCTAGTTGCTCACCTTTTTGTCGTGATCATTCAGGATCGATTGACCATTTCTCCTCAACCTTCTCCAGCAGGGAGTTTACCTCCTTTCCAGGCAGAAAGGCAAGAACCCTATGACCGATATGCCCCGATCACAGCAAGCAACATCTTTAATCCCGGAGAAAAAGGGTTAAAATTACTTCCCCTGGATGAAATGAAAACAGCCGGCACCGCAATTGGGGAAATTTCTGGAGGCGCCAAGCCTTCAATGCCCGGAAGTTACAAGCTGGTTGGCACTATTAGTGGCCCTGGCGATCGTTCCTATGCCATTATTCAGGAAGGGGCGGACCGCAAGCAGAAAATCTACCGTTTTCATGAAGATATCGACGGAGGAAAAATTGTCAAAATATCCCGGGATCACATTGTTATCAAGCGCCAAAAAGAAGAGGAGGTATTATCCTTCATTTCCAAAGAGGTTCGTCCTCAACCGGTGGCGGGCTCTCCGCCCCCACCCGCAACAGGAGAAACAGTGAGAAGAATGTCGCCCAACCGCTTTCTCATCAACCGTGAGGACGCAACGGCGTCTGTGGGAGATGTCAATAAATTTATGACCCAGGTCAGAATGAAGCCCCATTTTGTGATGGGCCAGCCGAGCGGATATTCCGTTTCCGAGGTCATCCCGGGTAGTTTGATTGAAAAGATTGGCTTCCGCAATAATGATATAATAAAAAAAGTTAATGGCCAGATGATTAACAAGCCTGAAGAGGTTTATCAGGCCTACTCCCAGCTATTGAGGGATTCGAATATTGAGGTGGAAATCGAGCGGGGAGGGCGATCGGAAATTTTTCGATATGAAATCAAATAATAAAAAGGCGCTCTCACGGTTTTATCTTATTCGCTAATTTTAATGCAGGGGAGAAACCCTTATGGGAGAATGGATTAAACGTATGTCGCTCGTCCTGATCTTTTTTCTGGGCGGGATAGAAGTATCCTTCCTACCGATTCGGGATGCAGGGGCTGAAGAGAAGAAGCCAACCGAGGTCAAAATGCCCCAAAAGCCGCTACCGGAAGATTCCCTGATTACCATGGATTTTCAAGATGCGGACCTGAACGTGGTTATCAAGTTTATCGGGGAGTTGACGGGAAAGAACTTCCTGGTCAGCGACCAGGTTCGCGGCAAGGTAACCATCATCTCCCCTAAAAAAATCACTGTGCGGGAGGCCTATCAAGTCTTCGAGTCCGTGCTGGAAATGAACGGATTCACAGCTGTCCCAGGAACGGATGCAACCAAAATCATCCCCTCAGGTATTGCTCGCCAGGCAGGCCTGGAGATCCACGAAGGAAAAGAAGCCAGCGCCGTTAAAGTCGAAGACAAAATGATCACCCAGATCATTCCTTTGGAACATGGCTCCAGCGATGAAATACGCACCCTTTTTGCTCCTTTGATTTCCAAGGATGGGACGATTATTTCTTATAAACCTACCAACCATCTGGTCATCACCGAGAGGGCGTCGAATATTCATCGCCTGTTGAAGATCCTTGAACAGATTGACGTACGGATTGTTGAAGAAAAAATTACGGTTTTTTTGTTGGAGTTTGCTTCGGCCAAATCAATGGCCGAGAAAACAACCCAACTCATCTCTTCAGATCTTCGCTCACCAGGCCCGGTAAGGACACCCGGCCCATCCGCCCCCCAGCGAGTTGTTAAAGTCATCCCGGACGAGCGAACCAACAACTTGATAGTCCTGGCCAACCGGCGAGACACCCAGGAAATCCGGGAGCTTATTTCGAGTTTAGACAAGGAGGCTCCCAAAGGGAAAAGCACGCTTCATGTCCGTTATCTGGAAAATGCCCGGGCCGAAGAACTGGCTAAAGTCCTAAGCGGCATCGTAGGAAGCAAAGCCAAAGCCGCTTCACGGCCTCAACCACCTCAGGCTCCGGCCCAGGTGGAAGAAATCTCCATTACGGCCGACAAAGCAACGAATTCCTTGGTGATCACTGCTTCTCCCCAGGAGT from Deltaproteobacteria bacterium encodes the following:
- a CDS encoding helix-turn-helix transcriptional regulator; this encodes MSEEIMSTKEVAQYLGIHEKQVYALIKSKRIPSTRVTGKWIFPKKLIDEWIDTNARAGMAEARRKSKQIEGALLASGSNDPILDILKTYIRKAYPEFYIFSANTGSTDGLKALNQGYTDIAWSHLLDPKSGQYNIPFLSTYLPNLKAVVINLFNRDLGFLVAPGNPLNIHGFKDLAKPKIRFINRQKGSGTRVLLDHHLRELKIPASSIKGYENEVYTHFEVGLSILAKETDVGLATGSVSKLLGLSFIPLTQESFDMLLDQSTFFERGVQAFIEILNSKEFRSR
- the gspC gene encoding type II secretion system protein GspC codes for the protein MVRMLTKHFWVIHLIFLAAVAWLVAHLFVVIIQDRLTISPQPSPAGSLPPFQAERQEPYDRYAPITASNIFNPGEKGLKLLPLDEMKTAGTAIGEISGGAKPSMPGSYKLVGTISGPGDRSYAIIQEGADRKQKIYRFHEDIDGGKIVKISRDHIVIKRQKEEEVLSFISKEVRPQPVAGSPPPPATGETVRRMSPNRFLINREDATASVGDVNKFMTQVRMKPHFVMGQPSGYSVSEVIPGSLIEKIGFRNNDIIKKVNGQMINKPEEVYQAYSQLLRDSNIEVEIERGGRSEIFRYEIK
- the gspD gene encoding type II secretion system secretin GspD; protein product: MGEWIKRMSLVLIFFLGGIEVSFLPIRDAGAEEKKPTEVKMPQKPLPEDSLITMDFQDADLNVVIKFIGELTGKNFLVSDQVRGKVTIISPKKITVREAYQVFESVLEMNGFTAVPGTDATKIIPSGIARQAGLEIHEGKEASAVKVEDKMITQIIPLEHGSSDEIRTLFAPLISKDGTIISYKPTNHLVITERASNIHRLLKILEQIDVRIVEEKITVFLLEFASAKSMAEKTTQLISSDLRSPGPVRTPGPSAPQRVVKVIPDERTNNLIVLANRRDTQEIRELISSLDKEAPKGKSTLHVRYLENARAEELAKVLSGIVGSKAKAASRPQPPQAPAQVEEISITADKATNSLVITASPQEFMELEEVIQKLDTVRSQVLVEALIAEVSMEKALQIGVDWRVMDQPVEGSVRGFGGTDFGLVSGVQRGTLADPGLILGMTRGFITIGGQQFVNLGALLRAFQKDTDVNVLSTPHLLTMDNEKAKIIVADNVPILKTDLTTPLAASTTTATNIAVSRTFEYKDIGIQMEITPHISMGSMVRLEISTEVSNITSIDPTNPGFVTTRKRQASTTVVVESGQMMVIGGLIRDDRTEETKRVPCIGNVPILGWLFKTYGGSKSKTNLLIFITPHIIRSPEDAEKATAKKKQEADESLKKLQKERQKEVKDTYDMLIE